cgatcgaagagataaaacaaaattcgctgaaggacctgaaggccatcccaaaaagtgcttctgaaaagtgtttcgagggctggaaaaatcgttggcataagtgtattttATCTGGTGGGGATTGCTTTGAAGgcggaaaaaaatattgatgaacATATAGGGTAGTAGTTAGTAGGGtctgttataaaaaataagctTCGTAGCATAATCGCCGACTGGATTGTAGAATTtcatgatttttgaaaaattccatATTGAGGGCATAAAcccaataagttttttttaccaTTCGCTAACCTCATGCGTTTTCACCTAATTTCAATATGATGCATAAATTCTTAATCAAGATATTGCCTAGAGTcgtcatatttattattttaatataataaccTTATATCTAACCCCAAAGGTTTGAGGCAACTGATTTTACAACTGGAGCAGCATGAACCACTGGCACCACGGGTGCAACAACCGACTTCACAACTGGAACATGATGAACCACCGGGGCGGAGTAGGTCTTCACTACTGGAACTACGGGAGCAGCGTGAACTACAGGGACTACTGGAGCGACGGTCTTCACTACTGGAACCACAGGTGCAGAGTAGGTCTTCACAACTGGAGCAACATGAACCACTGGAGCCACAGCTTTCACAACAGGTGTAACAATGTGGGCGTTATTGTGCACTTGAGTGATGCTCTGGTGTGATGTGGCAGATGGAACGGTGTGTACAACGGCACCTACTTTGGCCACAACGGGTTGAGCGATGAAACCGGGAGCAGCGGTGGCGATGGCGAAGAGAGCGGCGAATGCGatctaaaattaaattgtgtcATTATTGTACAATTTGTTTTAACTGGATCAGTTGATGGACTTACGTATTTGAACATGATGCTGCTGTTTTGGGTAGTGCTTATGGTGCTTTACAGTTTGAAATGTGGAAGCTAACTGATAAGTTGCCAATGAATTTGTGCGAAATTTATACTACAACACAATTAGGATCGATCACAgtaaaattacagaaatatgCGCTGTATTCGCATTGAACTTGAACTTAGATTTTGCACAAGACACCCGAATagcataaaaacaaaatcattactACAGAAATAACAAATTCAGTATTTTTTCAGTAGCAGCAAAGTCAAAATAAAGGTCAATTTAAATTTAGCTTGAATTATCTTTTCAGGAGTTATAAGTACGCATTTGAATTgaatataaatgatttttatttgccTTAAAGGCAACAGGTTATTTAATTAGCGCCACCACATATCCATTCAACAGCCTGACATCAAGCACTACTCCACAATGGCTTAATGCAATAACACCGTTAATTAAGTACGCATAGTGGGACGGCATAGGTGTAATGACTTGGCAATTTTGCTTGACTTCCAATTGCATTTATTGCCAAGgacatattattgttgttagtatGTTAGTAGCAAACAAGTTtcctaaattatttatttcatgcaAGTACTTGCAATAAGAATTACAACAATACTTGGGTACTTCTAATTGTTGATACCTCTAAGAAGAAAATCGCACTACTTTTTCTAAGGTCGAAATACTCTCATAATTATTTTCCCTTCGCAAATGTTACTCCTGCCAAATTGGCGTGCAGTAAACtataaattttgttcaaaacttTTAAGTTAGCATCAGTCAGACTTTAAGTTTAAAGGAGTTCACTACAGCATCACAAGAACTGCAAACCTAGCAACATGTTCAAATACGTAAGTTTATTACATTGTAGCTACGCTCaataaatgtacattaaaacTAACATTTATACTCTTTAAAATAGATCACTTTTGTCGCACTCTTCGCCATCGCCACCGCTGCTCCCGGTTTCATCGCTCAACCCGTTGTGGCCAAAGTTGGTGCCGTTGTTCACACCGTTCCATCTGCCACCTCCCACCAGAGCATCATTCAAGTGCACAATAATGCCCACATTGTTACACCTGTTGTGAAGGCTGTGGCTCCAGTGGTTCATGTTGCTCCAGTTGTGAAGACCTACTCTGCACCTGTCATTCCAGTAGTGAAGACCGTCGCCCCAGTAGTCCCTGTAGTTCACGCTGCTCCTGTGGTTCCAGTAGTCAAGACTGTTGCTCCAGTCGTCCCAGTAGTGAAGACCTACTCCGCCCCGGTGGTTCATCATGTTCCAGTTGTGAAGTCGGTTGTTGCCCCCGTGGTGCCAGTGGTTCATGCTGCTCCAGTTGTAAAATCAGTTTTCTCAGCTCCTGTTGCTCACTTTGTTCATCATTAAATTCACGTTTTGTGTTCATTGATAacttttacacattttaaataaatatttaacatattgTTGAAATTACTTTGAAACGATTTACatggtgcgttccaaagtaaacaggaccttAAAAAAACGGAATAaatggtttttttcggcaaaatcaatttatcttattaaaaatagtctccctctgcttcaatatagcttttgcacggtccaaaatcATGTCcgcggtatggccgccagtaatggcctctacgtctgcataacgctttcctttcatgtgtaaatgcatttttccgaaaaggaagaagtcgcacggtaccatatcaggtgaatacggggagtggataatggttaaaatgtgatttttgtccaaataatcggtcacaggCCTCGATcgatttttggtcgtcagtcactttgtgtgaaacaaactgtgcacacacctttcgaaTGTTCGGTCAAATGAAATTCCATGAATGATTtcgactgatttttgatgaattcacgcacagtttcgatggaatttccggtgatcacggattttgattggcccacatgttgtttgtcatttatgtatgtcctcacgaccactttgaaaacgttgaaaccactcgtgaaCTCTGCTCATCGCCattaacttgtttcatcaattgaaacgtttcggtaaaagttttaccaattcttaaacaaaatttaatgttggctctttgttcgaagctcattttcgcaccgataacacaaacatactgacacttaaaacgcaataactttacttaaaatcaatgaaatatcatgaaattcttATTGGACAATCggtaaagatagcagattctaacgcaccagttgaCATATATGTGGATGGCGCCACCGGAGtcgctagattcaaaaaatcctgtttactttagaacGCACCTTGTACTGCAAAATAACTTTGAGTCATTAATTTcagtataatttatttcaaagtttACTTCATGAATGAAACAAAAACGCATTTTTATCGCTATTGTAAGCAAAAACTGAAACGTTATTTAGATTATGACAATAATTAATCGCCTCTTTTTAACAGTACCACTGTAGTGTATGAAATACATTCTATGTATTCTATTCAAGTAGTAAGGCCTTAGgaaacatttcatactctcgcAAATTGCAAAGATCGAAGCTATAGAAATGCTTTAGGTATTTTCTAAACTGTTGCGAAAGAACTCTACTTTCATTGTTCGACGAATTTGTGAATGGATTacaatcaaaattatattttattaacttacgTATGTACAGTATGAGTCGTAgacttatttaatttcattactaAATCATGCATGAccgaaatattaatattatgatGAACATAGTAATCTCAAAGCTGGGCATTAAACTACAGTGTATTCAATATTAAGCGTTCCGCTAATTTtgctaagaaattttaaatattaaaacatacatatgatatAAAGCCAACCGGtggtttgaaacttttatatatgtaattcatATCAAcgactttatataaaatataagggATCTAAGGACATTTAACCcgatttcattttttgtattaCGACATGCAGGCCCGtaagccagcttttcatttcggagggggctgaagtaaaaacatatataaactttgaattttcctgtttattaaaaaaaaacaatataaattcatatacgtattactttaaattatttggtagttgtaacttaaataagtaatatttttcttttcttcttgtttgccatatcattaattacttcatctggatctattttaatatcccagtgcactgcaataacagcaagtgcactcagccgctcattgcccatcacactgcgtggtaaagtttttattatttttaaggttgaagaagttcttcgaaggaagcggtcgtcactggaagagttggtaaaattgtaagcaggtagtgaatgtttttaaaatacgttgcatcgcaatgttgcagtaatttcaacacttctatggttggatctattgttgataaactggcacaccacaatcgatactctgattttaatgctgtcattgatatttgctcctcgaagtaaatagttaaattctttaattcttcggcattatcaattgcagcaaaacctgggagtagaatttgaaatgacgagagtatatcatcattcactaataaacgttctgtcatgttttgaatcagagcatcaacgcatggaataaatattgtaactctgaagagGCTTTAAGGgtgttgtgcaaggtggattagcactagtagtttgacgcgaagtcactctagcactacaagatctatgtcaaaaagatctttagacatttgtgatgctgtttggaaaatatcgttgaaaaaaaccatccgctgtttctcttatctggtgcagagttcttattaattctttggctcggttcattgctgatacaaaatccatagatttttcttggagttgcacagacagtggcagcgttaagctgaacaattgctcacagacgaaatagactaagcaaaaaattgcttttctctaccgctgctaagaaggctgatgctttagacgaaatggaccatgtcttactcgaaattttttccaaaacttagtacaatgaatttgaaaagctccacaaagcttataatgctttcatgcctttctataaaccttgtttcacaaaggcgaacaagttgTCTTTTTTgcttctggtgcgtgcttctgtataacgtcctggaaagttgtgtttgcatttgaatggtttctaaataaatttgttatttcactgacaataccaaggcagtttcGTATTAAaagtaatgacatagtattagaaagcgcaaggtcaatcggtgactagcgcaatgaacatatcgtgcttttggatacagttgtcttatcctggtttgcactccacttaaatgccctgatatgtttgctgctccgtcatatccctggccaaccaaacttcgccatatcaagatggagatctgtacaacgcttaagtatgacttttgataagtttcagtcacgtctagtgtagttgagactgttataggtttgagctggttgtgtataagagtttcaaaagattcagtcaatgataaatcttttttatttgcgatttatttaaaaaatttccttatttcggggggggcttcagccctctagccccccccctggctacgtgtcTGACGACATGTCATTAGTAGTAATAGAGGCtcccttaattttattaagaagaCTCACAGATTGACCCATCtatgtggtataaagtcaaGCGGATGTTAGAAAATCCGTTTAATAACTAATGTGGACTAGGGGATGTATTGCCCTGATTTTATCTTTATGAATTTTGTTAAGATTTCTTATAAAGTCAactaaaagttcaaaaatatttacatacataagtacatatacgaGGTATAAGGGGACTAAGGGAAGCATCCACACGATTTTACCAATTTTGGACACAAGGTCATGGTCACAACCCGACAAATGAAACTGATATGTTCGATAGCAAATTAACCCTGGGTAAAAAATTTGGTATCTTGGTCGAAGACTTAGCGAGATTGATATAGGTTTATATACAGATAAATAATCAGTATGACGATCATAAAATCTACTCCGCTCACTcttatttgttgttttcgttataaaatctAAACTTTGACAGCTCTGCCTCACTCCAGAGTCATCTCCAGTCAAAaccaaaacacatatgtatacaatatccTCGAATTTAGTAGTGTTGGCAAAGATAAGACTTAAATGGACTTTTACATCCAAATAAGCATATTTAAATGCGTAGTTTTGTTGCAgggtgtatgtacatactcatAAGTAAGCTGTGCTTTTTCGAGATCCACAACACCAAAAACGCGAAGCCAACTCAATACTCAGACATGAAATATCTTGTGGACATGAATGTGAGTAGTTAACATTACATTTACTACTTGAATTCCCCAACCGCTCACAAGCTAAATTCGTTACGTTTTTTTGGTGTTTCGTTATATTTGGAGAAACTTGTGGCTAACCAGTACACACTTCGGGTTTTGTATGCACAACCGGAGTAGTAAAGCAACAATGTTGCTGAGCAACACGCAACATTT
This genomic stretch from Bactrocera dorsalis isolate Fly_Bdor chromosome 5, ASM2337382v1, whole genome shotgun sequence harbors:
- the LOC105230991 gene encoding A-kinase anchor protein 14-like; its protein translation is MFKYITFVALFAIATAAPGFIAQPVVAKVGAVVHTVPSATSHQSIIQVHNNAHIVTPVVKAVAPVVHVAPVVKTYSAPVIPVVKTVAPVVPVVHAAPVVPVVKTVAPVVPVVKTYSAPVVHHVPVVKSVVAPVVPVVHAAPVVKSVFSAPVAHFVHH
- the LOC125778754 gene encoding cuticle protein LPCP-23-like; translation: MFKYIAFAALFAIATAAPGFIAQPVVAKVGAVVHTVPSATSHQSITQVHNNAHIVTPVVKAVAPVVHVAPVVKTYSAPVVPVVKTVAPVVPVVHAAPVVPVVKTYSAPVVHHVPVVKSVVAPVVPVVHAAPVVKSVASNLWG